A window of Synechococcus sp. WH 8109 genomic DNA:
AATCGGAGACGTCGGCCCCTCAACCGCATTCCTTCACTCACGCCAACCTGTGCCTGTTTCCCAGTGAATGCAGGGTCACCAGGGATGGCATGGATCTGACCCTTTCCCCCAAGGAATACAAGATCCTCGAGCTGTTCATTCAGAACCCCAAGCGCGTCTGGAGTCGCGATCAGCTGCTGGAGAAAATCTGGGGTGTTGACTTCATCGGTGACACCAAAACCGTGGATGTTCACATCCGCTGGCTGCGGGAAAAGGTTGAGCAGGAGCCTTCATCGCCTCAGTTGATCCTTACGGTTCGCGGTTTCGGGTATCGCTTCGGCTGAGGGCGTTGTGGTGATCTCTGCCGCACTCGGCTTTGCAGCTGGCATCGGGATCACGCTTCTGCTGCAGCGTCGACGCCATGTTCTGGCGTCCAAGCGAAAGCCCAAGGAGCGCTCCATCGTCTTAAACGCTCCCCAGCTGCTGGCCTGGATTGATGCGGCCACCCAGGGCTGGATGATCCTGGCCCCGGACCACTCCATCGCTTACATCAACGACCGGGCCGAACGGCTGCTGCGCATCCCCTCCAATCGCCTGGTTCGTGGCATGAAGCTCCGGGATGTCCTCGATATTCCTGTTTTGGAGGAGTTGATCTTCAGCACCCCCTATCAGCTGCGTTCCCAACGATGTGAATGGGATCAACAGGGGACCCCGCTGGAGGCGGTTGTTCTGCCGGGCAGTGACGAATGCTGGCTGGTGCTGATCCAGAGCCGTCAGTCCCTCGAAGCCCAGCAGCAGCAACAGGAACGCTGGGTGAGTGATGTGGCCCATGAGCTCAAGACCCCCCTCACCGCCCTGATGCTGGTGAGCGATCGGCTGGAACTGGCCGTCAAGGAACACGACGCGGCTCTGGTGCAACGGCTGCAAAAGGAACTCCGGCGTCTTCAGCTGCTGGTGGAAGACTTGCTGGAGCTGTCGCGGTTGGAGAACAGTCTGCCTCATGACGACAGCGAGCATGTGCCCCTCACCCTGGAGGATCTGGTGGACAGCGCCTGGGGATCCATTAGCCCGATCGCGGAGGAACGGCGGGTGACGCTGCAGCTGGATCGCAGCGAATCCGGCCCCCTGAATGGTGACCAGCTTCGATTGCACCGTGCGGTGCTCAACCTTCTCGACAATGCCCTGCGCTACTCCCCTGATGAGAGCAGCATCGAAGTGTCCGTGCGCCAGAGCGGCGGCTGGTGGTTGCTCAGCATTCGTGACCATGGCCCTGGCTTGAGTGAGGCCGATCTCACGCGCATGTTTCAACGCTTCTATCGGGGGGATCCCTCCCGCACCCGCTCCAATCGCAGCGGCAGTGGCCTGGGACTAGCCATCGTGCAGCAGATCGCCGTCAACCATGGCGGCCGCACTGAAGCCCGCAACCATCCCGCCGGTGGTGCCTGCATGGATTTGCTCCTGCCCCGGGAGCCCCTGCAATGACGCGCCAGCGCCTGCAGAAACTGATCGCTGCTGCCGGCCTCTGCTCTAGGCGCCGGGCTGAGGAATGGCTGCAGGCCGGCCGCGTGACGGTAGACGGCCTGGTCGCCAGCGTTGGCGACCAGGCCGATCCGCAGCAGCAGACGATTCATGTGGATGGTCAGCCATTGCCGTCTCGTGGTGTCGCGCGGGTGCTGTTGATGAACAAGCCGGTGGGTGTGATCTGCAGCTGCGATGACCCGCAGGGTCGCCGCACGGTGCTTGACCTGCTGCCCCCGGAGCATCGGGCTGGTCTTCACCCCGTTGGACGTCTGGATGCCGACAGCCATGGCGCGCTTCTGCTCACCGATCTGGGTGAGCTCACCTTGAAACTCACCCACCCCCGTTACAGCCACGCCAAGACTTACCGGGTGTGGGTGAAGGGTGTGCCACCGGAGCCGGTCCTCGATCGCTGGCGTCGGGGTCTGCCCCTGGATGGGTGCTTGACCCGCCCCGCTCGGGTTCGCCGGTTGCGGACCTGGGGTGACCGCTCGCTACTGGAGATTGAGCTGCGGGAAGGGCGCAACCGACAGATCCGCCGAATGGCAGAAGCCCTGGGCCATCCGGTGCTGGACCTGCAGCGCACGGCCATAGCTGGGTTGCCGCTCGGTGATCTGGCCGAGGGGTGCTGGATCTGGTTGAGCGAGGGAGAATGGGAGCCCTTGCTCGAGCGGGCTGACCCGATGGATTGGCCCAACAGCCCATGCGTCTAAAGCGTCCAGGACTTTGGTGGCGACGTCCGTGCAAGGGCTCCAGCCCTGATGCCGGAACGGTTGAGGCCCAGGAGCAGCAACGTCAGGATCTGGGACTGCTGCTGCGACGGCGCCGCGAGGAGCTGGGCCTCTCGCTTCGTGATCTGGCCAATGAGACCCGGATCACCACCCCAGTGATCGAGGCCCTGGAGCGGGGCTGGCGTGATCGCCTGCCCGAGCGGGCCTATCTCGGTTCGATGCTTCCTCAGATCGAGCGTCGCCTGGCCCTGCCCGGTGGATGCCTCGACCCCCTGCTTCCCCCGCCGGTGTTGATGCGCCGCGGACCCGCCAAAGCGGGTCTGGGTCGCTTCACCCTGGGCAACATCGATGTGTTCACTACCTGGCAGGGAACGGTCGTTTACGCCGCGGTGATCGCCATCAGCCTGCTGGCCATCAACCGTCAACAACAGGACCTGGCACTCCGCAACAGCCTCAGCCTCGAGCCCGTGCGTGCTGATGTGGAGGCGATCACCCGTGGCTCGAACCCGGTGGGTTCAGACGAAGGCATCGCGGCCCTGCGCCCCCTGGAACAGGTTCAGAAACGCACGCCTCAGCAGTGGCTTGATCTGGTGCGGGGTGCCCTG
This region includes:
- a CDS encoding cell wall metabolism sensor histidine kinase WalK → MVISAALGFAAGIGITLLLQRRRHVLASKRKPKERSIVLNAPQLLAWIDAATQGWMILAPDHSIAYINDRAERLLRIPSNRLVRGMKLRDVLDIPVLEELIFSTPYQLRSQRCEWDQQGTPLEAVVLPGSDECWLVLIQSRQSLEAQQQQQERWVSDVAHELKTPLTALMLVSDRLELAVKEHDAALVQRLQKELRRLQLLVEDLLELSRLENSLPHDDSEHVPLTLEDLVDSAWGSISPIAEERRVTLQLDRSESGPLNGDQLRLHRAVLNLLDNALRYSPDESSIEVSVRQSGGWWLLSIRDHGPGLSEADLTRMFQRFYRGDPSRTRSNRSGSGLGLAIVQQIAVNHGGRTEARNHPAGGACMDLLLPREPLQ
- a CDS encoding pseudouridine synthase, which produces MTRQRLQKLIAAAGLCSRRRAEEWLQAGRVTVDGLVASVGDQADPQQQTIHVDGQPLPSRGVARVLLMNKPVGVICSCDDPQGRRTVLDLLPPEHRAGLHPVGRLDADSHGALLLTDLGELTLKLTHPRYSHAKTYRVWVKGVPPEPVLDRWRRGLPLDGCLTRPARVRRLRTWGDRSLLEIELREGRNRQIRRMAEALGHPVLDLQRTAIAGLPLGDLAEGCWIWLSEGEWEPLLERADPMDWPNSPCV
- a CDS encoding helix-turn-helix domain-containing protein; amino-acid sequence: MRLKRPGLWWRRPCKGSSPDAGTVEAQEQQRQDLGLLLRRRREELGLSLRDLANETRITTPVIEALERGWRDRLPERAYLGSMLPQIERRLALPGGCLDPLLPPPVLMRRGPAKAGLGRFTLGNIDVFTTWQGTVVYAAVIAISLLAINRQQQDLALRNSLSLEPVRADVEAITRGSNPVGSDEGIAALRPLEQVQKRTPQQWLDLVRGALPQSQGVLEVVVAEPRELQLSSGGGDRVQFATSAGTLALQLQAPIEVRLDPPAGAEDQVLWNGEPLLVDQERPGIYRVNKLPAPESDRPQTAPLLP